In Spinacia oleracea cultivar Varoflay chromosome 5, BTI_SOV_V1, whole genome shotgun sequence, a single window of DNA contains:
- the LOC130461564 gene encoding uncharacterized protein has protein sequence MFLEYNVYNVPDGQWSHEYGKQVGSCATRININVPLYPKVDEQIKKGFWEETKLMFHITDDSNHSREKYFHSCVAKRFSCFKSKLVRRWITMKEKKPKNQTNKMPWDVYNHITEDDWKTFVKHYFLPESLLRSEKARKSASCNKNPHRTGQKGYNRKRLDWIKDGRLPPDAALPISSSSSVNSSVTSNVNRVRKYRSKEWILAHQVQNKEGKWEIDPNDTEVVEIATKAISSDN, from the exons ATGTTCCTTGAGTATAATGTATATAATGTCCCCGATGGACAATGGTCTCATGAATACGGGAAGCAAGTTGGGAGTTGTGCTACTAGAATTAATATTAACGTCCCATTATATCCAAAGGTAGATGAGCAAATCAAGAAGGGGTTTTGGGAGGAGACTAAG cttatgttccacattactgatgattctaatcattcgagggagaaatattttcattcttgtgtggcgaaacgatttagttgtttcaagagcaaGTTGGTGCGCCGATGGATAACTATGAAGGAAAAGAAgccaaaaaatcaaacaaacaagatGCCTTGGGATGTCTACAACCATAtcacagaggatgattggaagACTTTTGTTAAACATTATTTCCTGCCAGAGTCATTG CTTCGTAGTGAAAAGGCGAGGAAAAGTGCATCATGCAACAAGAACCCACATCGCACCGGCCAAAAGGGTTATAATAGAAAGCGACTAGATTGGATAAAGGATGGACGACTTCCACCAGATGCAGCTTTACCTATCTCGAGTAGCTCCTCGGTGAACTCATCAGTGACCTCAAATGTTAATAGAGTTAGAAAATACAGATCAAAGGAGTGGATTTTGGCCCATCAAGTACAAAATAAAGAgggaaagtgggaaattgacccgAACGATACAGAAGTTGTTGAAATCGCAACAAAAGCTATAAGTagcgataattaa